A window of the Anaerolineales bacterium genome harbors these coding sequences:
- a CDS encoding zf-HC2 domain-containing protein has product MSHSPFETWLFSDEPRSAQEAAELRQHLASCDRCQTLQAGWAQVQRDLTQPPLAAPRPGFTGRWEARMALDSRKRARRQSGVLLGGIALEIVVGLALLAWLGLPQPLRLPSLAGMVSSGVQWITNTTVIFYVGRQILGSLTGPIVPAVIVGWGGALTAAAVGLCGGWLLVIYQLNWNYAQKGAQR; this is encoded by the coding sequence ATGTCCCACTCCCCGTTTGAGACCTGGTTGTTCTCGGATGAGCCGCGGTCGGCGCAAGAGGCGGCGGAGCTGCGTCAGCACCTGGCGAGCTGTGACCGGTGCCAGACGCTTCAAGCCGGGTGGGCTCAAGTGCAGCGAGACCTGACGCAGCCACCCCTGGCGGCACCTCGGCCCGGCTTCACCGGACGATGGGAAGCCCGGATGGCGCTCGACAGTCGAAAGCGGGCCCGCCGCCAGTCGGGGGTTCTCCTGGGGGGGATCGCATTGGAGATCGTCGTCGGGCTGGCCCTGCTGGCGTGGCTGGGGCTGCCTCAACCGCTCCGCCTGCCCAGCCTGGCGGGGATGGTGTCCAGTGGCGTGCAATGGATCACCAATACCACGGTGATCTTCTATGTGGGCAGGCAGATTCTGGGATCGCTGACCGGGCCGATCGTGCCGGCAGTCATCGTCGGTTGGGGTGGCGCCCTGACCGCGGCCGCAGTCGGTCTATGCGGTGGCTGGCTGTTGGTGATCTACCAACTCAACTGGAACTACGCTCAGAAAGGAGCACAACGATGA
- a CDS encoding sigma-70 family RNA polymerase sigma factor, with protein sequence MRIDPSQLAQESQWARQARQGDEQAFARLVEVFQVPVYNLCFRMLGEAGEAEDAAQEAFLKAYRGLHRYDPERRFGSWCLSVTAHECIDRLRRRRMAALDLDAIEGEAALTDVAPGPESVVMRREQAARVAQLLDRLSPLDRAIITLKYWYDMPLEEIAADLDLTTSAVKSRLHRSRRELAQLYVEASSPTTIRGETSDVPLPV encoded by the coding sequence ATGCGGATTGACCCATCACAGCTCGCACAGGAGTCCCAGTGGGCTCGCCAGGCCAGGCAGGGTGACGAACAGGCGTTCGCCCGCTTAGTGGAGGTTTTCCAGGTGCCTGTCTACAACCTGTGCTTCCGAATGCTCGGTGAGGCAGGCGAAGCCGAAGACGCGGCCCAGGAGGCTTTCCTCAAGGCCTACCGGGGCCTTCACCGGTACGACCCTGAGCGCAGGTTCGGCTCGTGGTGCCTGTCGGTCACCGCCCATGAGTGCATCGATCGGCTGCGCCGGCGGCGAATGGCCGCCCTGGACCTGGATGCAATCGAGGGCGAGGCCGCCCTGACCGACGTGGCTCCCGGCCCGGAGTCGGTGGTGATGCGCCGGGAGCAGGCGGCGCGGGTCGCTCAGCTCTTGGACCGCCTGAGCCCCCTCGACCGAGCCATCATCACCCTCAAGTATTGGTACGACATGCCGTTGGAGGAGATCGCGGCTGACCTGGACCTGACAACCAGCGCCGTCAAGAGTCGGCTGCACAGATCCCGGCGCGAGCTAGCCCAGCTGTATGTAGAAGCCTCCAGCCCTACAACAATCCGTGGAGAGACCTCCGATGTCCCACTCCCCGTTTGA